In Pseudofrankia saprophytica, one genomic interval encodes:
- the fxsT gene encoding FxSxx-COOH system tetratricopeptide repeat protein: MGEVAAFATVFPDSGSAGRVLVAAGVPVERLPSWAASDALGFWSAVSGLLSNGLIEDGPAVLCAAALELFPANPVFRAGAARSGSATAAGGGVVWSLPWPRNPHFTGREEELADLRARLVGDGRAVAVPQALHGLGGVGKTQLAVQYAYRHAGDYDLVWWVPAEDPALALGALAALAARVGMAAAGQAEQSARAVVEVLRHGQRFPRWLIILDNAGGPDDLYGLLSAAGGGHVLVTTRDLAWSRLAGTVEVDVLPRDRSVALLRERAPRLSVAEAGQIAAAVDDLPLALEQAGAWLAETGISAREYVDLLRGRVSEVMARGVPADHVPVAATWTVALRTLDESAVLLLRLWAQFGPEPIPVDLVRPEVAGLLPAPLGEAARDPLVLRDVVGTLVRTAMVRLVAGDRVVIHRLVQAVLRDDTPQALRPMLHRAVQGLLAQSHPPDGTIPAGWGRYAQLYPHAVATGLLNTDSDTGRKFLLALTAALRNQGDYPTSRRIGEHVHDRWTTELGVDHPDTISAALNLARTLWAQGDYPAARVLQEEALARRRRVLGVDHPDTISAALNLAATLHDQGDYPAARVLKEDVLAWRRRVLGDDHPATIRAASNLAVTLHGQGDYPAARVLKEDVLAWRRRVLGDDHPATIGAALNLAATVHEQSDHAAARVLQEDVLARYRRVLGVDHPDTILAASNLAVILQAQGDYPAARVLKEDVLAWRRRVLGVDHPDTILAASNLTVTLQAQGDYPAARALKEDVLARYRRVLSDDHPAAIRARVVLADLDGD, encoded by the coding sequence GTGGGTGAGGTCGCGGCGTTCGCGACGGTGTTCCCGGATTCGGGTTCGGCTGGGCGGGTTCTGGTGGCTGCGGGTGTGCCTGTGGAGCGGTTGCCGTCGTGGGCGGCGTCGGATGCTCTGGGTTTCTGGTCGGCGGTGTCAGGGCTGCTGTCGAACGGGTTGATCGAGGACGGCCCGGCCGTTCTGTGTGCGGCGGCCTTGGAGCTGTTTCCGGCGAATCCGGTGTTCCGGGCAGGTGCTGCACGTTCGGGCTCGGCGACGGCGGCGGGTGGTGGTGTGGTGTGGTCGTTGCCGTGGCCGCGGAATCCGCATTTCACGGGCCGTGAGGAGGAGCTGGCGGACCTGCGGGCCCGTCTGGTGGGGGATGGCCGGGCGGTAGCGGTGCCTCAGGCCCTGCACGGTCTGGGTGGGGTCGGGAAGACGCAATTGGCGGTGCAGTACGCCTACCGGCATGCGGGTGACTACGACTTGGTGTGGTGGGTGCCTGCGGAGGATCCGGCGTTGGCACTGGGGGCTTTGGCGGCGTTGGCGGCGCGGGTCGGGATGGCGGCGGCTGGGCAGGCGGAGCAATCGGCGCGTGCGGTTGTAGAGGTGCTTCGGCATGGTCAGCGGTTCCCGCGCTGGTTGATCATCCTGGACAACGCGGGTGGGCCGGACGATCTGTACGGGTTGTTGTCGGCAGCTGGTGGTGGGCATGTGCTGGTGACGACGCGGGATCTGGCGTGGTCGCGGCTGGCGGGCACGGTAGAGGTGGACGTGCTGCCGCGGGACCGGTCGGTGGCACTGCTGCGGGAGAGGGCGCCACGGCTATCGGTGGCCGAGGCGGGGCAGATCGCGGCGGCAGTGGACGATTTGCCGTTGGCGTTGGAGCAGGCCGGCGCGTGGCTGGCGGAGACCGGAATCTCGGCCCGGGAGTATGTGGATCTGCTGCGAGGGCGTGTGTCGGAGGTGATGGCCCGCGGCGTCCCGGCGGATCATGTGCCGGTCGCGGCGACGTGGACGGTGGCGCTACGGACGTTGGATGAGTCGGCGGTGTTGTTGTTGCGGTTGTGGGCGCAGTTCGGTCCGGAGCCGATCCCGGTGGACCTGGTCCGACCTGAGGTCGCCGGTCTGTTGCCTGCGCCGTTGGGCGAGGCAGCCCGTGATCCGTTGGTGTTGCGGGATGTCGTCGGGACGTTGGTGCGGACGGCGATGGTGCGTCTGGTTGCGGGTGACCGGGTGGTGATACACAGGCTGGTCCAGGCCGTTTTGCGGGACGACACCCCGCAGGCGCTTCGGCCGATGCTGCACCGGGCGGTGCAGGGTCTACTTGCCCAGAGCCATCCGCCCGATGGGACGATTCCTGCGGGCTGGGGACGGTACGCGCAGTTGTATCCCCATGCCGTGGCGACGGGTCTGCTGAATACCGACAGCGACACGGGCCGGAAATTCTTGCTGGCGCTGACTGCGGCCTTGCGTAACCAGGGCGACTACCCGACCAGCCGCCGCATCGGCGAACACGTCCACGACCGGTGGACCACCGAACTCGGTGTGGATCATCCGGACACGATCAGCGCGGCGTTGAACCTCGCGCGCACGCTGTGGGCCCAGGGGGACTATCCGGCTGCGCGTGTCCTGCAGGAGGAGGCGCTGGCTCGGCGTCGGCGGGTGCTGGGTGTGGATCATCCGGACACGATCAGCGCGGCGTTGAACCTTGCGGCCACCCTGCATGACCAGGGTGACTATCCGGCGGCGCGCGTCCTGAAGGAGGACGTGCTGGCGTGGCGTCGGCGGGTGTTGGGCGATGATCATCCGGCCACGATCCGCGCAGCGTCGAACCTTGCGGTCACCCTGCATGGCCAGGGTGACTATCCGGCGGCGCGCGTCCTGAAGGAGGACGTGCTGGCGTGGCGTCGGCGGGTGTTGGGCGATGATCATCCGGCCACGATCGGCGCGGCGTTGAACCTCGCGGCTACCGTGCATGAGCAGAGCGACCATGCGGCGGCGCGCGTTCTGCAGGAGGACGTGCTGGCCCGGTATCGGCGGGTGTTGGGTGTGGATCATCCGGACACGATCCTCGCGGCGTCGAACCTCGCGGTCATTCTGCAGGCCCAGGGGGACTATCCGGCGGCGCGTGTTCTGAAGGAGGACGTGCTGGCGTGGCGTCGGCGGGTGCTGGGTGTGGATCATCCGGACACGATCCTCGCGGCGTCGAACCTCACGGTCACCCTGCAGGCCCAGGGGGACTATCCGGCGGCGCGTGCCCTGAAGGAGGACGTGCTGGCCCGGTATCGGCGGGTGCTAAGTGATGATCATCCGGCCGCGATCCGCGCCAGAGTAGTGCTAGCCGATCTTGACGGCGATTGA
- a CDS encoding phosphotransferase: MTAADGTATADDTAARRAPGEGDDVDAIGTAAQVVDDPGEITPAWMTAALRGGGAGDVTVTGLRHEAVGTGQMGSSYRFHLEYADGGPGSGGPDDAVSTAPRTVVVKMGAGDPDGRGVVRQGYRKEVGFYAHLAGSVRIRTPHCWQAAISPDSRFFTLVLADAHPARAGSQEAGCDVDQAADAVRNLAGLHAPFWNSALLDAESSWLARSDDAARAFMGELHVAATADFVERYRAELDPRDADTLRRAAALTYRWQSAYEAPYSVLHGDYRLDNLLFPADGPGVCAVDWQTISIGLPGRDLAYFLSTALSPDVRRAHEGELVDAYHRRLVELGVTGYTVADCFDDYRRGLPHGPLITVLGCVYAAGVRSDNSDRMFLSMAHGACAAIRELEALELIEAEA, from the coding sequence ATGACGGCCGCGGACGGCACGGCCACGGCTGACGACACAGCCGCGCGGCGGGCGCCCGGTGAGGGCGACGACGTCGACGCCATCGGGACGGCCGCGCAGGTCGTCGACGACCCGGGCGAGATCACCCCGGCCTGGATGACCGCGGCGCTGCGCGGCGGCGGCGCTGGCGACGTCACCGTGACCGGCCTGCGCCACGAGGCGGTGGGCACGGGGCAGATGGGCTCCAGCTACCGCTTCCACCTGGAGTACGCGGACGGCGGGCCCGGCAGCGGCGGGCCCGATGACGCCGTGAGCACCGCCCCGCGCACGGTGGTGGTCAAGATGGGCGCGGGCGACCCGGACGGGCGCGGCGTGGTCCGGCAGGGCTACCGCAAGGAGGTCGGTTTCTACGCCCACCTCGCCGGTTCCGTGCGGATCCGCACGCCGCACTGCTGGCAGGCGGCCATCAGCCCGGACTCCCGCTTCTTCACGCTGGTACTCGCCGACGCGCACCCGGCCCGCGCGGGCAGTCAGGAGGCCGGCTGCGACGTCGACCAGGCCGCCGACGCCGTCCGCAACCTCGCCGGGCTGCACGCCCCGTTCTGGAACAGCGCGCTGCTCGACGCCGAGTCGTCCTGGCTCGCGCGCTCCGACGACGCCGCGCGGGCGTTCATGGGCGAGCTGCACGTGGCGGCCACCGCGGATTTCGTCGAGCGCTACCGGGCCGAGCTCGACCCGCGCGACGCGGACACACTGCGGCGCGCCGCCGCGCTGACCTACCGCTGGCAGAGCGCCTACGAGGCGCCCTACTCGGTACTGCACGGCGACTACCGGCTGGACAACCTGCTGTTCCCGGCGGACGGCCCGGGGGTGTGCGCGGTCGACTGGCAGACGATCTCGATCGGGCTGCCCGGCCGTGACCTCGCCTACTTCCTGTCCACCGCGCTGTCCCCGGACGTGCGCCGCGCGCACGAGGGCGAGCTGGTCGACGCCTACCACCGGCGGCTCGTCGAGCTCGGCGTCACCGGCTACACGGTGGCCGACTGCTTCGACGACTACCGGCGCGGCCTGCCGCACGGGCCACTGATCACGGTGCTCGGCTGCGTCTACGCCGCCGGCGTCCGGTCGGACAACTCCGACCGGATGTTCCTCTCGATGGCCCACGGCGCCTGCGCGGCCATCCGTGAGCTGGAGGCGCTGGAACTCATCGAGGCGGAGGCATGA
- a CDS encoding acyl-CoA synthetase gives MYPGLHAAAHPAKAAVVMGTSGERVSYRELDERSIRLARLLRERGVRPGDAVAIVAENHPRYLEVVWAALRSGFYLTAVNWHLAADEAAYLVNDSAAKALVATRRFGELATRVAQLAPECGIRLMMDGSVDGFETYEAAIAARSAEPLAEQPRGDVMLYSSGTTGRPKGIRRRLSGDAVDEPGRGGISTLARFLFGMTEESVYLCPTPLYHAAGLQWSTGVHEIGGTLVILDKFDAEQLLAVIERERVTHVQVVPTMLVRLLKLPDEVRLRYDLSSLRRLIHAAAPCPVDVKRQMIDWLGPIVDEYYSGTEGAGLTYIGAEDWLAHPGSVGRPLIGTPHVCDEAGRELPTGEAGTLYFERDEEPFEYHRDPEKTRESRHPRHPTWATAGDMGYLDKDGYVYLTDRKSFTIISGGVNIYPAEIEAALVMHPLVADVAVFGLPDPEMGEYVHAVVQLADGVEGSPELAEELRTYLRRGIAGYKVPRVVVFREELPRMPTGKLAKGKLREEYLADSPA, from the coding sequence ATGTACCCAGGCTTGCACGCGGCCGCTCACCCGGCAAAGGCCGCCGTCGTCATGGGCACCTCGGGCGAGCGCGTCAGCTACCGGGAGCTCGACGAGCGGTCCATCCGCCTGGCCCGCCTGCTACGGGAGCGCGGGGTGCGCCCCGGTGACGCGGTGGCGATCGTCGCCGAGAACCATCCGCGCTACCTGGAGGTCGTCTGGGCCGCGCTGCGTTCCGGCTTCTACCTGACGGCGGTGAACTGGCATCTCGCCGCGGACGAGGCGGCGTACCTCGTCAACGATTCGGCGGCGAAGGCGCTCGTCGCGACGAGGCGGTTCGGCGAGCTGGCGACGCGGGTGGCGCAGCTCGCGCCGGAGTGCGGCATCCGGCTGATGATGGACGGCTCCGTGGACGGATTCGAGACCTACGAGGCCGCCATCGCCGCCCGCTCCGCCGAGCCGCTGGCCGAGCAGCCCCGGGGCGACGTGATGCTCTACTCGTCGGGAACGACGGGACGGCCCAAGGGCATCCGGCGCAGGCTGTCCGGTGACGCGGTCGACGAGCCGGGCCGGGGCGGGATCTCCACCCTCGCGCGGTTCCTGTTCGGGATGACGGAGGAATCGGTTTACCTGTGCCCGACGCCGCTGTACCACGCGGCCGGGCTGCAGTGGTCGACCGGCGTGCACGAGATCGGAGGGACCCTTGTCATCCTCGACAAGTTCGACGCGGAGCAGCTGCTGGCCGTCATCGAGCGTGAACGGGTCACCCATGTCCAGGTGGTGCCGACGATGCTGGTCCGGCTGCTGAAGCTGCCCGACGAGGTGCGGCTCCGGTACGACCTGTCCAGCCTGCGGCGACTGATCCACGCCGCCGCTCCGTGCCCGGTGGACGTGAAGCGCCAGATGATCGACTGGCTCGGCCCGATCGTCGACGAGTACTACTCGGGGACGGAGGGCGCCGGGCTCACCTACATCGGCGCCGAGGACTGGCTGGCGCACCCGGGCTCGGTGGGCCGGCCGCTGATAGGCACCCCGCACGTCTGCGACGAGGCCGGGCGGGAGCTGCCGACCGGCGAGGCCGGGACGCTGTACTTCGAACGCGACGAGGAGCCGTTCGAGTACCACCGGGACCCGGAGAAGACCCGGGAGAGCCGCCACCCACGCCACCCCACCTGGGCGACCGCCGGCGACATGGGCTACCTCGACAAGGACGGCTACGTCTACCTGACCGACAGGAAGAGCTTCACGATCATCTCCGGCGGCGTGAACATCTACCCGGCGGAGATCGAGGCCGCGCTGGTCATGCACCCGCTGGTCGCCGACGTCGCCGTGTTCGGGCTGCCGGATCCCGAGATGGGGGAGTACGTGCACGCCGTGGTACAGCTCGCCGACGGCGTCGAGGGCTCGCCCGAACTGGCCGAGGAACTCCGTACCTACCTGCGTCGCGGCATCGCCGGCTACAAGGTGCCGCGGGTCGTCGTGTTCCGCGAGGAGCTGCCGAGGATGCCCACCGGCAAACTCGCCAAGGGAAAGCTCCGGGAGGAGTACCTGGCCGACTCGCCGGCCTGA
- a CDS encoding TIGR03857 family LLM class F420-dependent oxidoreductase gives MTPNQPPDQPTGSPQLTELGFYTLAGHSSAPRDLVDEVRAAEELGIGATFISERFSTKDAATLSGAAGAVSTSIGIATGATNHNTRHPIVTATMAATMHRLTGGRFALGLGRGFDRLFQAFGLKPITGAQIEDFVGVLRRLWHGEMVLGHDGPAGAWPYLHQDADFDDDIPVMLAALGPRSLELAGRCLDGVILHTFYSDTAVREALAAVARGAKAAGRDPASVRVWSVLATVSDEVPEDRRLLKTVGRLGSYLQGYGDLMVRVNDWDPAVLARFRADEVVTSVKGGIDAKATTEQLEHIATLIPAEWLATAATGSPEQCARAVARQFDLGVTGVIMHGATSAELAPVVHAYRGVRPAGLSGLPANPGRSA, from the coding sequence GTGACGCCGAACCAGCCGCCCGACCAGCCGACGGGCAGTCCCCAGCTCACCGAGCTGGGTTTCTACACGTTAGCCGGGCACAGCTCGGCACCCCGTGACCTGGTCGACGAGGTACGCGCCGCCGAGGAACTGGGTATCGGCGCCACCTTCATCTCCGAACGGTTCAGCACCAAGGACGCGGCGACGCTGTCCGGCGCCGCCGGAGCGGTCAGCACGTCGATCGGCATCGCCACCGGCGCGACGAACCACAACACCCGCCATCCGATCGTGACCGCGACGATGGCGGCCACCATGCACCGGCTGACCGGCGGCCGGTTCGCGCTGGGCCTGGGCCGGGGCTTCGACCGGCTGTTCCAGGCGTTCGGGCTGAAGCCGATCACCGGGGCGCAGATCGAGGACTTCGTCGGCGTGCTGCGCCGGCTGTGGCACGGCGAGATGGTGCTCGGCCACGACGGCCCGGCCGGCGCCTGGCCGTACCTGCACCAGGACGCCGACTTCGACGACGACATCCCGGTGATGCTCGCCGCGCTCGGGCCGCGCTCGCTGGAGCTCGCCGGCCGCTGCCTGGACGGCGTCATCCTGCACACCTTCTACTCCGACACCGCGGTCCGCGAGGCGCTGGCCGCCGTCGCCCGCGGCGCCAAGGCGGCGGGCCGCGACCCGGCGAGCGTGCGGGTCTGGTCGGTGCTGGCCACCGTCTCCGACGAGGTCCCCGAGGACCGCCGGCTGCTCAAGACCGTCGGCCGGCTCGGCTCCTACCTGCAGGGCTACGGCGACCTGATGGTCCGGGTCAACGACTGGGACCCGGCGGTGCTGGCCCGGTTCCGCGCGGACGAGGTGGTCACCTCGGTCAAGGGCGGGATCGACGCCAAGGCGACGACGGAACAGCTTGAGCACATCGCCACGCTGATCCCGGCGGAATGGCTGGCGACGGCCGCGACCGGCAGCCCCGAGCAGTGCGCCCGGGCCGTCGCGCGCCAGTTCGATCTGGGCGTGACCGGAGTGATCATGCACGGCGCGACATCCGCGGAGCTCGCGCCCGTCGTCCATGCCTACCGCGGCGTCCGCCCGGCCGGCCTGTCCGGCCTGCCGGCCAACCCGGGGCGGTCGGCATGA
- the fxsT gene encoding FxSxx-COOH system tetratricopeptide repeat protein — translation MGEVAEFARVFPDAGSAGRVLVAAGVPVERLPSWAVTDGLGFWSAVSGLLANGLIEDGRAALCAAALELFPANPVFRADAARSGSAAAAGGVVWSLPWPRNPHFTGREGELADLRARLVGDGRAVAVPQALHGLGGVGKTQLAVQYAYRHAGDYDLVWWVPAENLALVLGALAALADRVGVGVAGQADESVRAVVELLRQGGRFARWLLIVDNAETPNDLCGVLSAAGGGGHVLVTTRDPTWSRLAGTVEVDVLPRDRSVALLRERTPRLSVAEAERIAAAVDDLPLALEQAGAWLAETGMPAGEYVDLLRERVSEVMARGTPLDHVPVAATWTVALRGLDESAVLLVRLWAQFGPEPIPVDLIRPQVADLLPAPLDEAVRDPLALRDVVGTLVRAAMVRLVEGDQVVMHRLVHAVLRDDTPQALRPVLRRVAQGLLARGHPPDRTTPAGWGRYAQLYPHVLATGLLDTDSDTGRDFVLALAEALRDQGDYPTSRRIGEHVHDRWATSLGEDHRDTVRAAADLADTLWAQGIFPAARVLEEDVLVWRRRVLGEDHPDTIRAASNLAVTLADQGDYLAARALKEDVLARYRRVLGEDHPDTIFAASLLAVTLADQGDYLAARVLKEDALARYRRVLGEDHPDTIGAASNLAATVADLGDYPAARVLGEDVLARRRRVLGEDHPDTIGAASNLAVTLADQGDFPAARVLQEDVLVWRRRVLGVDHPETIFAASNLAVTLADQGDYLAARVLGEDALARCRRVLGEDHPDTIRAAANLAAILADLGDYPAARALGEDVLARRRRVLGEDHPATIRARASLDDLDGG, via the coding sequence GTGGGTGAGGTCGCGGAGTTCGCGAGGGTGTTCCCGGATGCGGGTTCGGCTGGGCGGGTGCTGGTGGCTGCGGGTGTGCCGGTGGAGCGGTTGCCGTCGTGGGCGGTGACGGATGGTCTGGGTTTCTGGTCGGCGGTGTCGGGGCTGCTGGCGAACGGGCTGATCGAGGACGGTCGGGCAGCACTGTGTGCGGCTGCCCTGGAGCTGTTTCCGGCGAATCCGGTGTTTCGGGCGGATGCTGCCCGTTCAGGCTCGGCGGCGGCGGCGGGTGGTGTGGTGTGGTCGTTGCCGTGGCCGCGGAATCCGCATTTCACGGGCCGTGAGGGGGAGCTGGCGGATCTGCGGGCCCGTCTGGTGGGGGATGGTCGGGCGGTGGCTGTACCGCAGGCCCTGCACGGTCTGGGTGGGGTCGGCAAGACGCAGCTTGCCGTGCAGTACGCCTACCGGCATGCCGGTGACTATGACCTGGTCTGGTGGGTGCCGGCAGAGAATCTGGCGCTGGTGCTGGGTGCGTTGGCGGCGTTGGCGGATCGGGTCGGGGTCGGGGTGGCTGGGCAGGCGGACGAGTCGGTCCGCGCGGTGGTGGAGCTGCTGCGCCAGGGGGGCCGTTTCGCGCGTTGGCTGTTGATCGTTGACAACGCGGAAACGCCGAACGACCTGTGTGGGGTGCTGTCGGCGGCTGGTGGTGGTGGGCATGTGCTGGTGACCACCCGAGATCCGACCTGGTCGCGGCTTGCCGGCACGGTGGAGGTCGATGTGCTGCCCCGTGACAGGTCGGTGGCACTGCTGCGGGAGAGAACGCCGCGGCTGTCGGTGGCGGAGGCGGAGCGGATCGCGGCGGCGGTGGACGATTTGCCGTTGGCGTTGGAGCAGGCGGGTGCGTGGCTGGCGGAGACCGGTATGCCTGCTGGTGAGTATGTGGATCTGCTGCGCGAGCGGGTGTCTGAGGTGATGGCCCGGGGGACGCCGCTGGATCATGTGCCGGTCGCGGCGACGTGGACGGTGGCGCTACGTGGGCTGGATGAGTCGGCGGTGTTGTTGGTGCGGTTGTGGGCGCAGTTCGGTCCGGAGCCGATCCCGGTGGACCTGATCCGACCGCAGGTCGCAGATCTGCTGCCTGCGCCGTTGGATGAGGCTGTGCGTGATCCGTTGGCGTTGCGGGATGTCGTCGGGACGCTGGTGCGTGCTGCGATGGTGCGACTAGTTGAGGGTGACCAGGTGGTGATGCACCGGCTGGTCCATGCCGTTTTGCGGGACGACACCCCGCAGGCGCTTCGGCCAGTGCTGCGCCGGGTGGCGCAGGGGCTGCTTGCCCGGGGCCATCCGCCCGATCGGACGACTCCTGCGGGCTGGGGCCGGTACGCGCAGTTGTATCCGCATGTCCTGGCGACGGGTCTGTTGGATACCGACAGTGACACGGGCCGGGATTTCGTGCTGGCGCTGGCCGAGGCTTTGCGTGACCAGGGCGACTATCCGACCAGTCGCCGCATCGGTGAACACGTCCACGATCGGTGGGCCACCTCACTCGGTGAGGATCATCGGGACACGGTCCGTGCGGCGGCGGACCTCGCGGACACACTGTGGGCCCAGGGTATCTTTCCGGCTGCGCGTGTCCTGGAGGAGGACGTGCTGGTGTGGCGTCGGCGCGTGCTCGGTGAGGATCATCCGGACACGATCCGCGCGGCGTCGAACCTCGCGGTCACCCTGGCGGACCAGGGGGACTATCTAGCTGCGCGTGCGCTGAAGGAGGACGTGTTGGCCCGCTATCGGCGGGTGTTGGGTGAGGATCATCCGGACACGATCTTCGCGGCGTCTCTCCTCGCGGTCACCCTCGCGGACCAGGGGGACTATCTGGCTGCGCGTGTCCTGAAGGAGGACGCGCTGGCCCGCTATCGGCGGGTGTTGGGTGAGGATCATCCGGACACGATCGGCGCGGCGTCGAACCTCGCGGCCACCGTGGCGGACCTGGGCGACTATCCGGCTGCCCGTGTCCTGGGGGAGGACGTGCTGGCTCGGCGTCGGCGGGTGTTGGGTGAGGATCATCCGGACACGATCGGCGCGGCGTCGAACCTCGCGGTCACCCTGGCGGACCAGGGGGACTTTCCGGCTGCACGTGTCCTGCAGGAGGACGTGCTGGTGTGGCGTCGGCGGGTGCTGGGTGTGGATCATCCGGAGACAATCTTCGCGGCGTCGAACCTCGCGGTCACCCTGGCGGACCAGGGGGACTATCTGGCTGCACGTGTCCTGGGGGAGGACGCGCTGGCCCGGTGTCGGCGGGTGTTGGGTGAGGATCATCCGGACACGATCCGCGCGGCGGCGAACCTCGCGGCAATCCTGGCGGACCTGGGTGACTATCCGGCTGCGCGTGCCCTGGGGGAGGACGTGCTGGCTCGGCGTCGGCGGGTGCTGGGCGAGGATCACCCAGCCACGATCCGCGCCAGGGCGTCACTAGACGATCTTGATGGTGGTTGA
- the fxsT gene encoding FxSxx-COOH system tetratricopeptide repeat protein translates to MGGLSADEVGAFAEVFPDALAAGRVLVAAGVPVSRHPSWVASSDALGFWSAVSSLLANGLIEDGRAVLCAAALALYPANPVFRAGALPSGGPVGAGVWSLPWPRNPHFTGRERELADLRARLVGDGRAVAVPQALHGLGGVGKTQLAVQYAYRHAGDYDLVWWVPAEDPALALAALAALAERVGVGVAGQAEESACAVVELLGQGDRFARWLLIVDNAEAPSDLYGVVSVAGRGGHVLVTTRDPGWSRLAGTVEVDVLPRDRSVVLLRERAPRLSEVEAGEIAAAVEDLPLALEQAGAWLAETGMPAGVYVDLLRVRVLEVMARGTPADHVPVAATWTVALRGLDESAVVLARLWAQLGPEPIPVDLIRPQVARLLPRRLRKVAHDPIRFRDTVSRLARTAIVRLVADDQVVMHQLVQAVLRDDTPEAARPVLRRVVQGLLAEGHPPDRSTPAGWGRYARLYPHVLATGLLDTDTDAGRDFLIALASALRDQGDYPTSRRIGEHAHGRWATSLGEDHPDTIVAASNLAATLADQGDYLAARVLQEDVLARGRRVLGEDHPDTIVAASNLAATLHEQGDYLAARVLQEDVLARGRRVLGEDHPDTIRARAALADPDGWGRLRTLPPDSQIGDLE, encoded by the coding sequence GTGGGTGGTTTGTCGGCGGATGAGGTTGGGGCGTTTGCGGAGGTGTTCCCGGACGCGCTGGCGGCGGGCCGGGTGTTGGTGGCGGCGGGTGTGCCTGTGAGTCGGCATCCGTCGTGGGTGGCGTCGTCGGATGCGCTGGGGTTCTGGTCGGCGGTGTCGTCGTTGCTGGCGAATGGGCTGATCGAGGACGGCCGGGCGGTCCTGTGTGCTGCGGCGTTGGCGCTGTATCCGGCGAATCCGGTGTTTCGGGCGGGTGCTTTGCCTTCGGGTGGTCCGGTGGGGGCTGGGGTGTGGTCGTTGCCGTGGCCGCGGAATCCGCATTTCACGGGCCGTGAACGGGAGCTGGCGGACCTGCGGGCCCGGCTGGTGGGGGATGGTCGTGCGGTGGCCGTACCGCAGGCTCTGCATGGTCTGGGTGGAGTCGGGAAGACGCAATTGGCGGTGCAGTACGCCTACCGGCACGCCGGTGACTATGACCTGGTGTGGTGGGTGCCGGCGGAGGATCCGGCGCTGGCGTTGGCGGCGTTGGCGGCGTTGGCGGAGCGGGTCGGGGTCGGGGTGGCTGGGCAGGCGGAGGAGTCCGCCTGTGCGGTGGTGGAGCTGCTAGGCCAGGGGGACCGTTTCGCGCGTTGGTTGCTGATAGTTGACAACGCGGAGGCGCCGTCCGATCTGTACGGGGTGGTGTCGGTGGCTGGTCGCGGTGGTCATGTGTTGGTGACGACGCGGGATCCGGGCTGGTCGCGTCTTGCGGGCACGGTGGAGGTGGACGTGCTGCCGCGGGACAGGTCGGTGGTGTTGTTGCGGGAGCGGGCTCCGCGGCTGTCGGAGGTGGAGGCGGGGGAGATTGCGGCGGCGGTGGAGGATTTGCCGTTGGCGTTGGAGCAGGCGGGGGCGTGGCTGGCGGAGACGGGTATGCCGGCGGGGGTGTACGTGGATCTGCTGCGGGTGCGGGTGTTGGAGGTGATGGCCCGGGGCACTCCGGCGGATCATGTGCCGGTGGCGGCGACGTGGACCGTGGCGCTACGTGGTCTGGATGAGTCAGCGGTGGTGCTGGCGCGGTTGTGGGCGCAGCTAGGCCCGGAGCCCATCCCCGTGGACTTGATCCGGCCGCAGGTCGCGCGCCTGCTCCCGCGACGACTCCGCAAGGTCGCCCATGATCCCATCAGGTTCCGGGACACCGTGAGCAGGCTTGCCCGGACAGCGATCGTGCGTCTGGTCGCTGATGACCAGGTGGTGATGCACCAGCTGGTCCAGGCCGTTTTGCGCGACGACACCCCGGAGGCGGCCCGGCCGGTGCTGCGCCGGGTAGTGCAGGGGCTGCTTGCCGAGGGCCATCCGCCGGACAGGTCGACTCCTGCGGGCTGGGGCCGGTACGCCCGGCTCTATCCCCATGTCCTGGCAACCGGTCTCCTGGACACCGACACCGACGCGGGCCGGGATTTCCTGATAGCTCTGGCCTCGGCTTTGCGTGATCAGGGTGACTATCCGACCAGCCGTCGTATTGGCGAACACGCCCACGGCCGGTGGGCCACGAGCCTCGGTGAGGATCATCCGGACACGATCGTCGCGGCGTCGAACCTCGCGGCCACCCTGGCGGACCAGGGTGATTACCTGGCCGCGCGTGTCCTGCAGGAGGACGTGCTGGCCCGGGGGCGGCGGGTGTTGGGTGAGGATCATCCGGACACGATCGTCGCGGCGTCGAACCTCGCGGCCACCCTGCATGAGCAGGGTGATTACCTGGCCGCGCGTGTCCTGCAGGAGGACGTGCTGGCCCGGGGGCGGCGGGTGTTGGGTGAGGATCATCCAGACACGATCCGCGCCAGGGCAGCACTAGCCGATCCTGACGGCTGGGGGCGGCTGCGGACTTTACCACCGGATTCCCAGATCGGCGATCTCGAGTAG